The genomic segment TTACGTGAGATTGGAATAAGTTAGTAAAAGTTACTTAGAGAGGGATAGTTCAGTGTAAATGGGAAGAAATTATTTGGGTAGATTAAAGTTTTTATAAAAGATATAAGTTAAAGGGATGTTTATAAATGTTTATATAATAATATAATATGAGTGTGAATGGGGATATCCATGGATATCGATGATGTAGATGGAATTGCATTCACATGCAACCTAGAGGGGTTTATTACTAGTTTTATCTATGATGGTTTGGGTTTGAATTTTATTAAAAAAGGAGCAAAGTTTGTAGATATAGTTGATGATGGAAGTGCTTCTAAGGCATTGGACTTCATTCAAAAAATCAGGAAAGAAAAAGCTGCCTTTGATTGGGAACTCAACCTAACTCTTGATAAGAATCTTCAGACCCTATATTTCTCCGGATTTCTGGTTGAAAAAAACATACTAATAACAGCAGCTCGCACTAGGGATGATTTACTTGTTTTTTTGGATGAAATGTACCGGATCAATAACGAACAGACCACAGCTTTACGTAAGGTTATGAAGGAATGTTCATATCACATCAAAGAACAAGAAGCAATGGACAGGGCACTCTTGGATGAAATTGGACGTTTGAACAATGAACTAACCAATGCCCAACGCCAATTAACCAAAAAGAACATTCAACTGGCTAAATTAAACCAGGAAAAAAATCAATTTCTGGGAATGGCAGCCCATGACTTGAGAAACCCACTGAGTGTCATCATGATGTACAGCGAATTCATAATAGATGAAGCAGGGGATGATCTAAGTGAGGAACACCAGGAATTCCTGCAAGTAATTTATTCCTCTAGCGAATTCATGTTAAACTTGATCAACGAACTTCTGGATGTTTCAAAAATAGAGTCAGGTAAATTAGAGCTAGAACTAGAACCCACCAATATCATTGAATTTATCAAAGATAACCTGTCAATGAATCAAGTTTTGGCCCATAAAAAAGATATTATCATAGATTTTAGCCATGACGAGGGTATCAATGATATGGTGATGATTGACCGGGCCAGAATCAGCCAGGTTTTAAATAATCTGGTATCTAATGCCATTAAATTCTCTTCCAACGGACAAAAGGTGAAGGTAAACCTTTCAGAATCAGAGGGAGAACTACGGGTCACAGTAACTGACCATGGGCAGGGCATACCAGAAGATGAACTTCATAAACTATTCAAACCATTCAGCAAAACCAGAGTCAAAGGCACTGCTGGGGAGAAAAGCACAGGACTGGGACTTTCCATTTCAAAGAGGATCATCACTGAACATGGTGGTGAAATAGGGGTGGAAAGTAAGTACGGAAAGGGATCAAAATTCTTTTTCACCTTAAAAACCTTAAAACAGGGGGTTTAAAAATTGGAAGAAGATAATAATATTGAAAATCAGAAAACTGAAACCATTATGGTGGTGGATGATGAACCCACCCAACTATTTGCCATCAGTCGCATATTACAATCTGCAGGTTACAATGTTCTTCAAGCTTCCAGTGGTGGTGAGGCCCTGAAGATTGCCAGCAGTGAACATCCTGATTTAATACTATTGGATGTGGTACTTCCAGATATGGATGGGGTGGAAGTTTCCAAGGAGATTAAAAAGGACAAATCCCTGAAGGATATCCTCATTATCTTAATATCCGGTATAAAAACTTCTTCTGACAGTCAATCAAAGGGTTTGGAAGAAGGTGCTGACGGATATCTCACACGACCCATACCCAAAAGGGAATTATTAGCCCGTGTGGAATCACTACTTCGCATAAAGAGGGCTAAAGAGGAACTTTTACAGAGCGAAGAAAAATATCGTTTGATTGTGGAAAACGCCCAGGAAGGAATCTGGTCCATTGATTCCGATGCAAAAACCATGTTCGTAAACCCCTGCATGGCCGATATGTTAGGATACACAGTGGATGAAATGTTAGGAAAGTCATTATTTGAATTCATGGATGATAATGCTGTTGAAATGGCGAAGATGTATCTTGAACGTCGTAAAAACGGCATTGAAGAACAGCATGATTTTGAATTTCTTTGCAAGGACGGGGAAAAAATCTACACCAGTATGGAAACTTCTCCCATTAATGATGATGAGGGTAATTTTGTAGGGGCCATTGCCCTGGTTTCCAACATTACACAACGTAAAAAAATGGAAGAGGAGCTGAAAAAGTCCCTTAATGAAAAAGAGATGTTGCTAAAGGAGATTCATCACCGGGTTAAAAATAATTTAATGATAATTTCCAGCCTACTCAACTTGCAATCCAGATATATTAAGGATAAAGAGTCTCAGGATATTTTCAAGGAGAGCCAGAACCGTGCCAGGTCAATGGCCCTTATACATGAAAGACTGTACCAGTCCACTGATCTTAAGAGGATTGATTTTGGGGATTACATTCGAACCTTATCCCAAGAATTATTCCGCACATATGCAACTGGTAAGGGAAATATTGAACTCAAACTCCAAGTAGAAGACGTTTTCCTGGATATTAACACTGCCATACCCTTGGGGCTGATTGTCAATGAACTTTTAACTAACTCTCTTAAACATGCATTTCCCCAGGAGAGAGAAGGAGAGATTATGGTTAGTTTGATATCCGAAGATGGATTTTACTTTTTGATTGTTAAAGATAATGGGGTGGGAATCCCTGAAGATTTTGATTATCTGAATGCAGGTTCTCTGGGTCTGCAGATGGTAAATAGCTTAACACAACAGATTGATGGTGAAATAGAACTTATTCGGAGTGGGGGCACAGAATTCAAAATTAAATTTGGAGAAGAAACTTACAAATAAACAAATTCACGAATTAATTACTCCAAATATTCATTCAAATTTATTCAATGCCTTTATACTGGCTTTATTCAAACAATCCCCTTATTATCAAACTATCCCCTAATTATTCTCAATTAATTCGAATTCATTTTATAAGTAATTTTAAATTATCCCTATAAGGCTTCTTCTGGTAATATCTTTTAGCATGTTCCACAAGAAGGGCATGATATTCCTGATATACTGGCACATCCTGAGGTAAATTATCTTCAAAGAGTTTCTTCAAGTCCATGTAACTGATTTTATCATCAACCAGTCCCAGATGGCTGAAAATTCTCTTTGTGTAGGCGTCCACCACAAATTCCGGCTGTTTGTAGGCATAGAGAAGTATTGAATCGGCAGTTTCATTTCCCACACCCTTTACTTTTAAAATCTCCCATCTGGTGGGTGTTCGGCCTTCAAGGGATAGGAAGAAATGGGTTATATTTATTAGATAAGCAGATTTCTGGTTGAGAAAACCTGCTGGGCGAACTGCTTCTTTTAAATCATTATCATCCAGTGCCAGGAGATGATGGGGATTAATAGCGTTGAGTTCTTTAAGATTCCAGAGGGCCTTCTCTGCTGAAGTCCAGGCAGTGTTCTGGGTTAGTATGGCTCCCAGAATTATTTCATATTTCTGATCTTCTGTTTCTGGAAGACGGTAGTTCAGAGGGTGGTAACCATGGGTGGCTCCGGTTTTGTTAAGATTCTCACATTCCAGATCCATTAAGGGCCACCAGCCCTGGGGACCGTAGAGTTTGTAAAGTTTTTGGTAGATTTCAAATATTGATTGTTTCATGCCTATGACTCCGTTAATGGAATTAATAATGGGATGGATTATAATAGTTAATACCTATTTTATTATACTTTTTTTAAGAATTTTTTTATCCATGCGCTGGCGAATGTTAGTGATTCTGAGTTCTTTTTAAAGTATTTTTCTATGATATCTCTTAATTGTTCTTGAGTTTCTATGAATAGTGGTGATAAGTGTCTTTTTACTGTTTTCCAGATGTATTCTATGGGATTAAGGTCTGGTGAGTATGGTGGTAAGAATACCAAGTCTATTTCTATTTTTTTTGCTGTTTCAGAGGTTAATATTAGCATGGTGTGATCTGAAATTATCAAGGATAATTAATATCCTTCCAAACGGGTTCACAGTCAGTATAAGTTCTAAAAATTCCACTAAATTTTCTTTTTGTGAGTTTTCTTTGAAATCAATAGCGCTATTTCCTTTTATAGCATAAAATCCAAATGTGTTGGCTCGTAATTTTGTGGTATTTTTAGTGATGGTGGGTTTGGTAATTGACCATATTTTTTGAGTATTAGATGTATATTTGAGGTGAATATTCATCTAAAAATCCAATAATAATAAGGGGTTATTTACTAAGAGGCTCTTTTAAGTTTTTTTTATCTGTTTTTCAGCATCTGGAGGTCCTTCTGTAATCTTTGGATAAGGGCCTACTGAATTTCATTCCAAGATCTCGTAAAATGGTTCTCACATGTTTTTCTGAGAAATCTGGGCCAAATTCTTCTTTTATGAGTTTTTTAACTTCTTTTGTCTTCCAATCATCTCTTTTACTTAATTTTTCTTTCAATTCAGCTTTATTTTTCTCACTGAGTTGACCCGGTCTTCCACCACCATATTTTGGTTTTAATCCTTCGTATCCTTCTTCGTTCCATCTCTCTTGCCAAATGTACCCCACGCGCTTAGTTACTCCTGATTTAGAAGCTGCGAGTTCGACCGAATCACCCATGTATCGATTTCGAATGAAATACAATCGGTTTAAAACTTTCACGTCTCTTTCCAAAGTTTTAATTCTTTCATTAAGCTCTTCAGCCGACATATGGCGCTTAATCTCAATACGATCCCACTTTGACATAAATATACATTATGCTAATCAAGTATAAAAAGTTTAGTATTCACTATAAATTAGGTCGTCATGTCGAAGTTATACATTAGACATTATTAATAAAATGGTGGGATAAAAACTAAAACTGGTGCAAAGTTATGCGAATTGAATGTGAAAATTGTATTTTAAGAAATTGGAAACCTTCGGATATTGAAAGTTTAGTTGAAAACGCCAATAATTATAACATTGCTATCAACATGCGAGATCTCTTCCCACACCCATATACACTTGAAGACGCCCAAAACTGGATAAAAGTTACAGCCAGTCAAGAAAAAAACTGTTTCCTGGCCATAACATTGGATGATGAGGCTATTGGAGGTATAGGGCTCTCCATCGGGGAAGATATTGAACGCATATCTGCTGAAGTTGGTTACTGGTTAGGAGAAAAATACTGGGGAAATGGGATCACATCCTCTGCTTTGAAGGGAATTGTAGAATATGGGTTCAATGTTTTGTGCTTGGAAAGAATATACGCCAAACCACTGGAACACAACACTGCCTCCCGGAAAGTGCTAGAAAAAAACGGATTCCAACTGGAGGGTATTATGAAAAAAAGTGTTATAAAAGAAGGGAAAATATATAACCAGGCATTGTATGCAGTCACAAAATAGTAAACTGAATAAGCAATTGTGGGCTATTAGATTGTTGAAAATTGGCTAACATGAGCTTTGCTAAAGTGATAATGTAATAAGAGATAATTTAATAAGAATTTGGTTATAATGAATCTTTTTGTTAGTAAATCATTAGTAAAGGGATTTAGAATGAACTCCCAGCCCAGATTAATTAAAGAAGAAGAACTGGTACAATTATTATCCCTATATGAATATCTAATTCCGGAAGATCCGAAACTAGAAATAGATTCTAATCTGAAAAACCACTGGAAAGATATTTTAGCTGATCCCAACCTTTATTACTTGGTTATCGAGGATGGGGGAAAAATTGTTTCATCCTGTACCATGGCCATTATTAAAAATTTAACCAGATCAGCACGACCTTATGCACTTATAGAAAATGTGGTAACCCATCCAGATTACCGGAAAAAAGGATATGGCACAAAGATTCTAAAGAAGGCATTAGGTATAGCTAAAAGTGAAAACTGTTACAAAGTGATGTTGTTAACCAGTCATAAAGACGATGAAACATTGAGATTCTATGAAAATGCAGGATTTAACCAGAAAGAAAAAACAGGATTCATAGTAAGGTTATAGACGTAGAAGGATGAATTGAATTTTCCTGGATTTTTCAAAGGTAATGCTTTTTAATCAATTTAAATAAACTAATTATTTAGTTAAAGACAGTTATTGTTGGGTTTCTTATTGTTACTAATATACAGATACCTCCATATTTACAATTAAGCAAAAGTGATTCTAATGGCAGGAAACACTACCGGGAAAATGTTTCGGGTTACAACCTTCGGATCCAGTCATGGTGTATCATTGGGAGCAGTGATTGATGGATGCCCGGCTGGATTAGAATTATCACCCGAAGATATACAGGCAGAATTAGACCTTCGAAGACCTGGACGGAGTAAAATAACTACTTCACGGGAGGAAAAAGACCAGGTGGAGATACTGTCAGGAACTTTCCAGGGAAAAACAGATGGCACACCAATTGCCGCAGTAGTATACAATAAAGACATGGACTCATCAGCCTATGAACCATTCAAAGATAAACCCAGACCCGGACACGGTGATTACACCTGGACTGCCAAGTACGGATGCTATGATTACCGTGGTGGAGGTCGAGGAAGTGGAAGAACCACCATCGGCCATGTAATAGGTGGAGCAGTTGCTAAAAAGCTTCTACACTTACTTGATATTGAAGTTGTTTCTCATGTAACTCAGGTGGCAGATGTGAAAGCCCAACCGGTTGCACATAGATTAATAAAAGAGTATTCCATGAAAAACCCGGTTAGATGTGCCGATTGGAAGGCTGCCAAACTCATGGAAGGGAAGATACTGGAAGCCAAAGAAAAAGGTGATTCTGTAGGGGGGATTGTGGAAACACTGGCCTTTGGAGTCCCTGCAGGAATCGGAGAGCCTGTTTTTGAAAAGTTAGATGCGGATATCTCCCAGGCCCTCATGGGAATCGGATCGGTAAAGGGCGTGGAGATTGGTTTCGGATTCCAGTTAGCAGAATCAACTGCTAGCGCCACCAATGACGAGTATTATATGGAAGGAAAAGTGATAAAAACCACCACCAACACCAGTGGAGGTATAATCGGCGGAATATCCAATGGAATGCCCATCGTGGCCAGGATGGCGGTTAAACCCACCCCATCCATCAGCACGGTCCAAAAAACCGTTGATCTAAAAACCATGCAAGAAACTGAGATTGAGATAAAAGGACGACACGACCCCTGTATTTGCCCCCGGGTAACTCCAGTTGCAGAGGCTGCAGTGGCCATGGTTCTGGTGGACCATATGCTAAGATCAGGTTTTATAAACCCTAGACATGTATGATCTAAGTGTTACTAAAGAGTGTTACATTATTGATTAAAAGTACTATATTTACCAAGAGAAAATTTTTTCATCAACTTGTTCTCCTTTTTTCTTCCTTCTCATTCAATTTTCATTTAATCATCTAAATTCTTATTATAATAAACCTTTTTTACCATTTTTTTTAAAAAAACAAATCTTTAGATAATGAAACTATTTCTCCCAAATTCTTACTTCTTTCACTTTTTCAGGATCATAATCATCAGGCAAAGGGTTTTCTTCTGCAGGGTAAGGATCATTACTACGTGCTTTCTGGAAAAGTGGATCTGAAATGGCTTCTTCAATTTGCGGGGCCAGTTTTTCAAGTATGGTTATCCTAAACGTATATTTATCTTTGGGTTTGCCTTTAGAATCTATGTATAATGGATTATACTCAAATACCAGGCAGGGTAATCTGGATAAAAATCTACCACATTTATAGCTAACATGAAGATTTCTAATATGCATTAGGGCATATTTACCTGTGCAAACATAAATTCTCCTACCCTGATTAAGGTAATACCTGCTTACTTTGATGTACTTTTCATGTATCTTTAAATCATAACCAGTAAGTGTTGAAAATCCTATGATTCCTCGCAGGTCATAACCACATTTAATACAAAAAGAAACGTTTAAATACATGTTGTAGCAGTTTGGACAGCATTTTCCAACTTTTGCATCGTTAAAACTTTCAACTGGGTGAAAAAGGCGAACTAAAAAAGCTACAGATAATACCAAAAGTGAAAGGTAGATTGCAGTCATACCCAAGTAGAAATAAGTGGTGATTATTATTATAGGAACGCAAATTACACCTACAATCACCATAATTAATTTAGTTGTTTTCTTTTTCTCCAGTTCATACAGTTCATGAAGATCTCTTCCACATTGGTGACACAAATTTTCATGGTTTTTTAGTATCACACCACATTCAGGACAGTACATATTAATTATTCCCCATTCAATTTTTTTTTATTCCCCATACCATTCTGCATTCAACAATATCTGAATTTTCCATGAATTAGGTTTTAATGTTTAGTCTAGATGTTTTATATATGCTTCTTATTTGCAATATTCAATAAAAAACCACCATATCACATGTAAATAACAAAGTTTATATTTAAACAATTTAAGAAAATATTGAGGTGTTTATTATGGTGAAATGTCCTCATTGTGGAACGGAAAACGAAGAAAGTTCAAAATTCTGTCGAAATTGTGGCCAGGAAATTACCCTCAAAAGAGCAAGTGAAAATGAAATTTCAGAAAAACCCAGCACATTACTAATTGTATTGGGTTATGTGCTATCCATTTTGGGAATATTCTCTCTAGGAATACTATCAGTTATCGGACTTATAATTGGAATAGTTTTATACCGTAAGGGTGGACCCGATAAAACACACGGTCTTATAATTATGATAATTTCCATTCTAATATTGTTAGTTGTAATTATAGCGATTTTCTTCCTACTTGTCTACAGAGCGTACTTCTACACACCAGTATAATAAGATTTCAGTAATAGTGAGATTTGATGGTATAGTAGGGGATGGTATAGAGGGGCTTAAGTGAATGGGAAAACTAGTATCGCAGAATATTTAAAATTTCTCAGAAAAATTAAAATAAATCTTTCTATTCATCTTCTTTTTCCATGGGTGTTTTTGTACATGAAACCATCTGACGTAGTTTTTGGCATCTGCGAGTCTTGCATGATTCTTTTTCATCATGCCACAGGTAATGTTTGCAGCTTTCATATTGACAATGATAATGTTCGCTGCACATCACTTTTCCTTCATTGTACATAACTTTCATTAATAATCACCATTTAGATAAGATTTTTTTGGACTTTTTGGGTTTAATTTATTCTGTCATTTTAATTTTCAATTATTTTCCCCATTTATCATTTAGTGGGAAATAGTTTTGGTAGATAAATGTAGATTAAATGAAATAGGGTGTTAGATTTAATGTGATAATCTAGGCATTTTTAACTGATTTTTTTGCTTAAATTTGCGTGTATTATAGTTGGTTTATAAAAGTACATTTCCAAATCTTTTTATATTAATTTTAAAGGGTT from the Methanobacteriaceae archaeon genome contains:
- a CDS encoding transposase, producing the protein MSKWDRIEIKRHMSAEELNERIKTLERDVKVLNRLYFIRNRYMGDSVELAASKSGVTKRVGYIWQERWNEEGYEGLKPKYGGGRPGQLSEKNKAELKEKLSKRDDWKTKEVKKLIKEEFGPDFSEKHVRTILRDLGMKFSRPLSKDYRRTSRC
- a CDS encoding transposase; protein product: MIISDHTMLILTSETAKKIEIDLVFLPPYSPDLNPIEYIWKTVKRHLSPLFIETQEQLRDIIEKYFKKNSESLTFASAWIKKFLKKV
- a CDS encoding zinc ribbon domain-containing protein; this encodes MYCPECGVILKNHENLCHQCGRDLHELYELEKKKTTKLIMVIVGVICVPIIIITTYFYLGMTAIYLSLLVLSVAFLVRLFHPVESFNDAKVGKCCPNCYNMYLNVSFCIKCGYDLRGIIGFSTLTGYDLKIHEKYIKVSRYYLNQGRRIYVCTGKYALMHIRNLHVSYKCGRFLSRLPCLVFEYNPLYIDSKGKPKDKYTFRITILEKLAPQIEEAISDPLFQKARSNDPYPAEENPLPDDYDPEKVKEVRIWEK
- a CDS encoding HAMP domain-containing histidine kinase translates to MDIDDVDGIAFTCNLEGFITSFIYDGLGLNFIKKGAKFVDIVDDGSASKALDFIQKIRKEKAAFDWELNLTLDKNLQTLYFSGFLVEKNILITAARTRDDLLVFLDEMYRINNEQTTALRKVMKECSYHIKEQEAMDRALLDEIGRLNNELTNAQRQLTKKNIQLAKLNQEKNQFLGMAAHDLRNPLSVIMMYSEFIIDEAGDDLSEEHQEFLQVIYSSSEFMLNLINELLDVSKIESGKLELELEPTNIIEFIKDNLSMNQVLAHKKDIIIDFSHDEGINDMVMIDRARISQVLNNLVSNAIKFSSNGQKVKVNLSESEGELRVTVTDHGQGIPEDELHKLFKPFSKTRVKGTAGEKSTGLGLSISKRIITEHGGEIGVESKYGKGSKFFFTLKTLKQGV
- the aroC gene encoding chorismate synthase, translating into MAGNTTGKMFRVTTFGSSHGVSLGAVIDGCPAGLELSPEDIQAELDLRRPGRSKITTSREEKDQVEILSGTFQGKTDGTPIAAVVYNKDMDSSAYEPFKDKPRPGHGDYTWTAKYGCYDYRGGGRGSGRTTIGHVIGGAVAKKLLHLLDIEVVSHVTQVADVKAQPVAHRLIKEYSMKNPVRCADWKAAKLMEGKILEAKEKGDSVGGIVETLAFGVPAGIGEPVFEKLDADISQALMGIGSVKGVEIGFGFQLAESTASATNDEYYMEGKVIKTTTNTSGGIIGGISNGMPIVARMAVKPTPSISTVQKTVDLKTMQETEIEIKGRHDPCICPRVTPVAEAAVAMVLVDHMLRSGFINPRHV
- a CDS encoding endonuclease III domain-containing protein, which translates into the protein MKQSIFEIYQKLYKLYGPQGWWPLMDLECENLNKTGATHGYHPLNYRLPETEDQKYEIILGAILTQNTAWTSAEKALWNLKELNAINPHHLLALDDNDLKEAVRPAGFLNQKSAYLINITHFFLSLEGRTPTRWEILKVKGVGNETADSILLYAYKQPEFVVDAYTKRIFSHLGLVDDKISYMDLKKLFEDNLPQDVPVYQEYHALLVEHAKRYYQKKPYRDNLKLLIK
- a CDS encoding GNAT family N-acetyltransferase, with translation MNSQPRLIKEEELVQLLSLYEYLIPEDPKLEIDSNLKNHWKDILADPNLYYLVIEDGGKIVSSCTMAIIKNLTRSARPYALIENVVTHPDYRKKGYGTKILKKALGIAKSENCYKVMLLTSHKDDETLRFYENAGFNQKEKTGFIVRL
- a CDS encoding GNAT family N-acetyltransferase, with protein sequence MRIECENCILRNWKPSDIESLVENANNYNIAINMRDLFPHPYTLEDAQNWIKVTASQEKNCFLAITLDDEAIGGIGLSIGEDIERISAEVGYWLGEKYWGNGITSSALKGIVEYGFNVLCLERIYAKPLEHNTASRKVLEKNGFQLEGIMKKSVIKEGKIYNQALYAVTK
- a CDS encoding PAS domain S-box protein; the protein is MEEDNNIENQKTETIMVVDDEPTQLFAISRILQSAGYNVLQASSGGEALKIASSEHPDLILLDVVLPDMDGVEVSKEIKKDKSLKDILIILISGIKTSSDSQSKGLEEGADGYLTRPIPKRELLARVESLLRIKRAKEELLQSEEKYRLIVENAQEGIWSIDSDAKTMFVNPCMADMLGYTVDEMLGKSLFEFMDDNAVEMAKMYLERRKNGIEEQHDFEFLCKDGEKIYTSMETSPINDDEGNFVGAIALVSNITQRKKMEEELKKSLNEKEMLLKEIHHRVKNNLMIISSLLNLQSRYIKDKESQDIFKESQNRARSMALIHERLYQSTDLKRIDFGDYIRTLSQELFRTYATGKGNIELKLQVEDVFLDINTAIPLGLIVNELLTNSLKHAFPQEREGEIMVSLISEDGFYFLIVKDNGVGIPEDFDYLNAGSLGLQMVNSLTQQIDGEIELIRSGGTEFKIKFGEETYK
- a CDS encoding zinc-ribbon domain-containing protein, with amino-acid sequence MVKCPHCGTENEESSKFCRNCGQEITLKRASENEISEKPSTLLIVLGYVLSILGIFSLGILSVIGLIIGIVLYRKGGPDKTHGLIIMIISILILLVVIIAIFFLLVYRAYFYTPV